In the Malus domestica chromosome 16, GDT2T_hap1 genome, one interval contains:
- the LOC103425561 gene encoding serine/threonine-protein kinase 1-like, whose protein sequence is MDPILTTRRTRKIPPKPDYSTVVIHDDDDALSNRQSKHKSSDPEPDLYATMVYKGNADEDEDDDDASLPPLLKRLPKDFGGGPSIDYFDDEEEDENGGDFGTMIIKPDRNRTTRRSRDFKRASFDDDGEGSGFSTFVVRPSSERESVSGTVVRRTSSGAGSTMSRAVASMQASSELGVGKQRRGSGSSQGEEYRQTTKMSSSSIPDSITREDPTVKYELLNELGKGSYGEVYKARDIKTSELVAIKVISLSQEEEGYEEICGEIEMLQQCNHPNVVRYLGSYQGEEYLWIVMEYCGGGSVADLINATEDALEEYQIAYICREALKGLAYLHSIFKVHRDIKGGNILLTEQGDVKLGDFGVAAQLTRTMSKRNTFIGTPHWMAPEVIQESRYDGKVDVWALGVSAIEMAEGLPPRSSVHPMRVIFMISLEPAPMLEDKEKWSLVFHDFVAKCLTKEPRLRPTASEMLKHKFIEKCQCGPSVMLAKIEKARQARASMALEAQHIAPPERDSTIEAPKVNEDYGDTVPSKPLQVENEVSSGSTLRKQHISGDVGMAGEGNFGTFIIHEGDEKDEMSSETESFSVKEPSPAPGLPESSSNTGAGGKLPKPREENSSSITKNGIPVTHTLQASEQSIKTKSTSQVQVGGPSSISSGKVKNEAVSRKAFAMQDKLWSIYAAGNTVPIPFLRATDISPIALLSDNVLGGMHQDNSGSVAVEALQELFTGDGQSKKGRRGQNEMPLPPCVYKRLFTSSTLMNLAQALAYHKMCYEDMPLQEMQATQEQQTIQNLCDTLRTILRL, encoded by the exons ATGGATCCGATCCTCACCACTCGCCGGACCCGAAAAATCCCACCCAAACCCGATTACTCAACGGTAGTCATCCACGACGACGATGACGCCTTGTCCAATCGACAGAGCAAGCACAAGAGCTCCGACCCGGAACCCGACCTCTACGCCACCATGGTCTATAAGGGTAATGCCGACGAAGACGAAGACGACGACGACGCCTCTCTCCCTCCGCTCCTCAAACGCCTCCCCAAGGACTTCGGCGGCGGACCTTCAATCGATTACTTCGACGACGAAGAGGAAGACGAAAACGGCGGCGATTTCGGCACAATGATCATTAAGCCCGATCGAAACCGGACCACGAGGAGGTCGCGCGACTTCAAGCGGGCGTCGTTCGACGATGACGGAGAAGGCAGTGGGTTCTCGACCTTTGTGGTGAGGCCGTCGAGCGAGAGAGAGTCGGTCAGCGGGACCGTGGTGAGGAGGACGAGCAGCGGCGCTGGTTCGACGATGAGTAGGGCAGTGGCGAGTATGCAGGCCTCGTCGGAGTTAGGAGTTGGGAAGCAGAGGAGGGGCAGTGGGTCGTCGCAGGGAGAAGAGTATCGGCAAACCACTAAAATGTCGTCGAGTTCGATACCAGATAGCATTACCAGAGAAGACCCAACTGTAAAGTACGAGCTGCTCAATGAGCTTG GGAAGGGATCTTATGGCGAGGTTTATAAAGCCAGGGATATTAAGACGTCGGAGCTGGTGGCGATCAAAGTCATTTCATTGTCTCAAGAG GAAGAGGGGTATGAAGAAATTTGCGGAGAAATCGAGATGCTGCAACAATGTAACCATCCGAATGTGGTTCGGTACCTGGGGAGCTACCAAGGAGAAGAGTATCTTTGG ATTGTGATGGAGTACTGTGGTGGTGGTAGTGTTGCCGACCTGATCAATGCTACCGAGGATGCTCTGGAGGAGTATCAAATAGCCTACATTTGTAGGGAAGCTTTGAAG GGCCTTGCGTATCTGCACTCGATTTTCAAGGTCCACAGAGATATTAAGGGTGGTAATATTCTGTTAACTGAACAAGGAGATGTCAAGTTGG GTGATTTTGGTGTTGCAGCTCAACTTACAAGAACCATGTCAAAGCGCAACACG TTCATCGGCACTCCACATTGGATGGCTCCAGAAGTTATTCAGGAAAGTCGCTACGACGGAAAG GTGGATGTATGGGCTCTTGGTGTTTCTGCAATTGAAATGGCAGAG GGGCTCCCTCCAAGATCTTCAGTGCATCCAATGAGG GTTATATTCATGATATCCCTTGAGCCAGCCCCGATGCTTGAGGATAAAGAAAAATG GTCTCTTGTGTTTCATGATTTTGTGGCAAAATGCCTAACTAAAGAACCTCGTCTACGCCCTACTGCATCTGAGATGCTTAAG CACAAGTTCATTGAAAAATGCCAATGTGGTCCCTCCGTAATGTTGGCAAAGATTGAAAAGGCAAGGCAAGCAAGGGCTTCAATGGCTTTGGAAGCACAACATATTGCTCCACCTGAACGGGATAGT ACAATTGAAGCTCCCAAAGTCAATGAGGATTATGGAGATACTGTTCCTTCAAAGCCACTCCAAGTGGAAAATGAAGTATCTTCAGGTAGCACATTGAGGAAGCAGCACATATCTGGTGATGTGGGAATGGCTGGGGAAG GTAACTTTGGGACGTTTATTATTCATGAGGGGGATGAAAAAGATGAGATGTCTAGCGAGACAGAGAGTTTTAGTGTCAAAGAACCTTCACCTGCTCCTGGACTTCCTGAAAGCTCTTCCAATACTGGCGCAGGAGGCAAATTACCCAAACCCAG GGAGGAAAATTCAAGTAGTATTACCAAAAACGGCATTCCAGTTACGCACACTCTACAGGCATCTGAGCAGAGCATAAAGACAAAAAGCACATCTCAAGTCCAGGTTGGAGGTCCAAGCAGCATAAGCAGTGGCAAAGTGAAGAATGAAGCTGTCAGCCGGAAAGCTTTTGCAATGCAAGATAAG CTTTGGTCCATATATGCAGCTGGTAATACAGTGCCTATTCCATTTTTGAGGGCAACCGATATATCCCCCATTGCTCTCTTATCAGACAATGTTCTTGGAGGCATGCATCAGGATAATAGTGGATCTGTAGCCGTGGAGGCACTACAGGAGCTTTTTACTGGTGATGGACAGTCTAAGAAGGGACGAAGAGGGCAAAACGAg ATGCCCCTCCCTCCATGTGTTTACAAAAGGCTCTTTACAAGTTCAACTCTAATGAATCTGGCACAAGCGTTAGCCTACCACAAGAT GTGTTACGAAGATATGCCGCTTCAAGAAATGCAAGCAACTCAGGAGCAACAGACCATTCAAAATCTTTGTGATACGCTAAGAACCATTCTTAGATTGTAG